The following are from one region of the Microcoleus sp. FACHB-831 genome:
- a CDS encoding DUF924 family protein, with translation MSQVNEILDFWFGREDEPGYGKPRQVWFTKKPEFDQEIQTRFRQDYELAAAGQLDYWKSSPQSCLALIILLDQFPRNIFRGTAQAFATDPQALAAAKYAVVNNFDKELLPVQRWFVYLPFEHSEDLNHQRQSLELFKQLSDDPDSADTISYAVRHLEVIERFGRFPHRNLILGRKSTPEEAEFLTQPGSSF, from the coding sequence ATGTCACAAGTCAATGAGATTTTAGATTTTTGGTTTGGACGAGAAGATGAGCCGGGTTATGGCAAACCGCGTCAGGTATGGTTTACAAAAAAACCGGAGTTTGACCAAGAGATACAAACTCGCTTCCGACAAGACTACGAACTAGCAGCTGCGGGTCAGTTAGATTACTGGAAGTCTTCACCCCAGAGTTGCCTAGCTTTAATTATCTTGTTGGATCAATTTCCTCGCAACATCTTCAGAGGTACTGCCCAAGCCTTTGCCACAGACCCGCAAGCACTTGCAGCAGCAAAGTATGCTGTAGTTAATAATTTTGATAAAGAACTGCTACCAGTGCAGCGATGGTTTGTTTACTTACCTTTTGAACACAGTGAAGATTTGAATCATCAGCGTCAGTCGCTGGAGTTGTTTAAGCAACTGAGTGATGACCCTGATAGTGCTGACACTATCTCCTACGCAGTTCGACACTTGGAGGTAATTGAGCGTTTTGGGCGCTTTCCCCATCGAAATCTGATTTTGGGTCGAAAGTCAACACCCGAAGAGGCAGAATTTCTCACGCAGCCCGGATCATCTTTTTAA
- a CDS encoding PAS domain S-box protein — translation MNHIDNQELLQKFIQRSPAAIAMFDHEMRYLLCSDRWRTDFRLSGDISQRSLYETFREVPESWNDQLLTIEKGDEEFIRRLDGTGDWVKWEAQPWTTSADEIGGIIIFTEILSSRKWAKSALRQREQNFQLLVEGVKDYAIIKLDTNGHVVSWNAGAERIKGYQLEEIVGQHFSYFYPPEEIELGKPEQNLELAAKLGRCENEGWRVRKDGTRFWANVVITALHDREGNLRGFSKVTQDITERKQQEESLRLLERAIASSSNGIAISDTIQPDNPIIYVNPRFEQMTGYAAAEVIGINCRFLQGTDTNQLASAQLRMAIAEGRECSAVLRNYRKDGTLFWNELRISPVRNPQGKLTNFIGIQTDITYRVEAEAALRQLLQRELLLGAMQERIRQSLKLEDVLNTTVAEVRQALHADRAAIYRFEPDGSGTVVVESLGIGVSSTLGINIQENYQLCDRTSLSNFSDPLATPYLTGEIQAIEDIYIAGLEQAHVQLLERFQVRANLVVPIFQESVATLSRDSRWHQGRWENGSTSNLATVKPSNSKLWGLLIVHHCHGTRQWQNWEVQFLKQLSVQLAIAIQQANLFEQLQAELARTQSAETALRVSEERLQAILDNSTAMIYVKDREGRFILVNRLFQTLFHLDREQIVGKTNHEIFPKEVADAFHTTDQQVIASGTPIELEEVAPVEGVLHSYLSVKFPLQDATGVPYAVCGISTDITERQQAQESLRRTNSLLKAQQEAALDGILVIDENRKVASYNRRFKELWQIPDEVMKSGDDRQLLGYVLSTLVQPQEFIAKVEYLYAHPTESSRDEISLNDERIFDRYSSAVLSPEGDDYGRIWYFRDITRRKQAEEDLHKSNQQINKILESINDAFLSLDREWRFTYINSRAEQLLLRTKDELIGKNIWDEFPEAVNSNFYSQYHKAATEQVTVEFEEFYSPLNTWYQVRTYPYADGLSVYFHDINERKQAETVQIQLNASIQEREERFRTLVANIPGAVYRCACDANWTMEFISDAIAGISDYPASDFINNQVRTFASIIYPEDVAMVEKTILEGVSAKQPYIIEYRVIRADETVRWVYEKGQGILNKEGELIRLDGAIFDITERKAAEAELRDLGSALENAVEGISRLDTQGRYLAVNRAYASAAGYQPEEMIGMEWPLTVHPEDVEKMIAAYEQMLKDGKVEAEARGVRKDGSIFYKQLVMICAYDSQRRFIGHHCFMKDITERKAAEEALRQSEVLRESEAKTRALLDAIPDAMYRMNKEGIFLDFKAAKNDPMEMSADAVVGKNIYDVLPMSVAQAALHYSAIALSTNKAQVFEYQMPKGKKIETYEARVVVNGPDEVLAIVRDITERKEVERLKNEFVSIVSHELRTPLTSVRGSLSLISGGVAGEIPPQAKALVDIAYKNSERLILLINDILDIEKIESGKMDFHLTPLDLMPLVQQAIDVNRGYSEQFGVQLVLEPQLTDAMVNVDRDRLMQVITNLLSNAAKFSPRNGQVKVCVSRLNPEDRSPDLLATDNIYPTYCLLPSSSFIRVAITDQGTGIPEEFRSRIFKKFAQADSSDTRQKGGTGLGLSICKAIVEKLGGQIGFTTTTNVGSTFYFDLPEWQDALVPIVSSSNSSDSLRILVCEDDPDIAQLLWLMLKQEGLSADIAYSAAQAKQLLGQNRYAAMTVDLALPGQDGISLIRELREAQNTHSLPIVVVSAKAQQGRQEFNGGLAVIDWLDKPIDQQRLMAAVRQAVRQQTGTQLQILYVEDDPDLTQVVSKILQTLAEIDSAKNLQEAKYKLRTNTYDLVILDLSLPDGSGLELLPYLNNQARVPIPAVVFSANTVGIEAANHVAAALVKSRTSNQQLLDTIKSLIGRSDSINTLK, via the coding sequence ATGAATCACATAGATAACCAAGAGCTACTGCAAAAATTTATCCAGCGATCGCCTGCTGCGATCGCCATGTTCGACCACGAAATGCGTTACCTGCTTTGTAGCGATCGCTGGCGGACAGATTTTAGACTAAGCGGGGATATCAGCCAGCGATCGCTCTATGAGACGTTCAGGGAAGTTCCTGAAAGTTGGAACGACCAACTCTTAACCATCGAAAAGGGTGATGAAGAATTTATCAGGCGTTTGGATGGGACTGGGGACTGGGTAAAGTGGGAAGCCCAACCGTGGACTACAAGTGCAGATGAAATCGGCGGTATCATTATATTTACAGAAATCCTCAGCTCGCGCAAATGGGCAAAATCGGCGCTCAGACAGAGAGAGCAAAACTTCCAGTTGCTAGTCGAAGGCGTAAAAGACTATGCAATTATTAAGCTGGATACCAATGGACACGTTGTCAGCTGGAACGCCGGAGCCGAAAGGATTAAAGGGTATCAGTTAGAAGAAATTGTAGGACAGCATTTTTCCTACTTTTACCCGCCTGAAGAGATTGAGCTGGGAAAGCCGGAGCAAAATTTAGAACTAGCAGCAAAACTTGGTCGGTGCGAAAACGAAGGCTGGCGGGTGCGTAAGGATGGTACGCGGTTTTGGGCAAACGTAGTGATTACAGCTTTGCACGACAGGGAGGGAAATCTGCGCGGCTTCTCGAAAGTGACGCAGGACATCACCGAGCGCAAACAACAAGAAGAATCCCTACGGTTGCTGGAGAGAGCGATCGCATCTAGTAGCAATGGCATCGCGATCAGCGACACCATCCAGCCAGACAACCCGATTATTTATGTCAATCCCCGTTTTGAGCAGATGACTGGATATGCTGCGGCTGAAGTTATTGGTATCAATTGCCGCTTCTTGCAGGGAACAGACACAAATCAACTAGCGAGCGCTCAACTTAGAATGGCAATTGCTGAGGGCAGAGAGTGTAGTGCAGTCTTGCGGAATTATCGCAAAGATGGCACCCTTTTCTGGAACGAACTCCGGATTTCCCCGGTACGCAATCCCCAAGGCAAACTGACAAACTTTATTGGTATCCAAACAGACATCACCTACCGGGTGGAAGCTGAAGCAGCCTTACGGCAACTCTTGCAACGGGAATTGCTTTTAGGAGCAATGCAAGAGCGAATTCGCCAATCTTTGAAACTAGAAGATGTCCTCAACACCACTGTAGCGGAAGTTCGACAAGCTCTCCATGCCGACCGAGCAGCTATTTACCGCTTTGAGCCAGATGGGAGTGGTACTGTAGTTGTGGAATCGCTGGGTATCGGGGTTTCATCAACATTAGGCATCAATATTCAGGAAAATTACCAGTTATGCGATCGCACCAGCTTATCCAATTTTAGTGATCCTCTTGCCACCCCGTACCTCACAGGTGAGATTCAAGCTATTGAAGATATTTACATAGCGGGTTTAGAGCAGGCTCATGTTCAATTGCTAGAGCGGTTTCAGGTCAGAGCCAATCTGGTAGTGCCGATTTTCCAAGAAAGCGTTGCCACATTGAGCAGGGATTCTCGTTGGCATCAGGGAAGGTGGGAAAATGGTTCTACTTCCAACCTTGCAACTGTTAAACCTTCAAACTCCAAATTATGGGGACTGCTAATTGTCCATCACTGTCATGGAACCAGACAATGGCAAAACTGGGAAGTACAATTTCTCAAGCAGCTTTCCGTACAACTAGCGATCGCTATTCAGCAAGCTAACCTTTTCGAGCAGCTGCAAGCTGAACTCGCCCGTACTCAATCCGCAGAAACAGCATTGCGCGTTAGCGAGGAGCGACTACAAGCAATTTTAGATAACTCCACCGCCATGATCTACGTCAAGGATAGGGAAGGACGATTTATTTTGGTCAACCGTCTATTCCAAACCCTATTCCATCTCGACCGAGAGCAGATAGTTGGCAAAACCAACCACGAAATTTTTCCCAAAGAAGTAGCTGACGCTTTTCATACCACCGACCAGCAAGTAATCGCATCTGGAACTCCGATAGAGTTGGAAGAAGTCGCACCTGTCGAAGGTGTTTTACACAGCTACCTTTCAGTCAAGTTTCCCCTACAGGATGCTACTGGTGTCCCTTATGCAGTCTGCGGTATCTCCACCGACATCACCGAACGCCAGCAAGCTCAAGAAAGCTTGCGACGCACTAATTCGCTTTTGAAGGCGCAGCAAGAAGCAGCACTCGATGGCATTTTGGTGATAGACGAGAACAGAAAAGTCGCCTCGTACAATCGTCGCTTCAAAGAATTGTGGCAAATCCCCGACGAAGTGATGAAGTCTGGGGACGACAGACAACTGCTAGGCTATGTACTCTCAACCCTGGTGCAGCCACAAGAGTTTATTGCCAAAGTCGAGTATTTATATGCTCATCCAACTGAATCTAGCCGCGATGAAATTTCCTTAAATGATGAGCGCATTTTTGACCGTTACTCATCCGCGGTGCTTTCCCCAGAAGGAGATGATTATGGCAGAATTTGGTACTTCCGAGATATCACAAGACGCAAACAAGCTGAAGAGGATTTGCACAAGTCTAACCAGCAAATCAACAAGATATTAGAAAGCATCAACGATGCTTTTCTTTCCTTAGATCGGGAGTGGCGGTTCACCTACATAAATTCACGAGCCGAGCAGCTTTTGTTGAGAACCAAGGATGAGTTAATTGGCAAAAATATATGGGATGAATTTCCAGAGGCTGTTAACTCCAACTTCTACTCGCAGTATCACAAAGCTGCTACCGAACAAGTCACGGTTGAGTTTGAGGAATTTTATTCACCATTAAACACCTGGTATCAGGTGCGAACTTATCCCTATGCCGATGGTTTATCAGTTTATTTCCACGATATCAACGAGCGCAAACAAGCCGAGACAGTACAGATACAGTTAAACGCATCTATACAAGAAAGGGAAGAAAGATTCCGAACCCTAGTTGCTAATATTCCTGGTGCTGTTTACCGTTGCGCCTGTGATGCTAACTGGACAATGGAGTTTATCAGTGATGCGATCGCAGGAATTTCTGACTACCCGGCTAGTGACTTTATTAACAATCAAGTACGCACCTTTGCCAGCATTATCTATCCCGAAGACGTGGCGATGGTGGAGAAAACTATTTTAGAAGGGGTGTCAGCAAAACAGCCTTACATTATCGAGTATCGGGTTATTCGAGCTGATGAAACTGTCAGATGGGTTTATGAAAAAGGTCAGGGTATCCTTAATAAGGAAGGAGAATTAATTCGCCTTGATGGGGCGATTTTTGATATCACTGAGCGCAAAGCTGCTGAGGCAGAATTACGCGATTTAGGATCTGCCCTGGAAAATGCCGTTGAAGGGATCTCGCGCCTAGACACCCAAGGGCGCTACCTGGCTGTCAACCGAGCCTACGCCAGCGCTGCTGGATACCAACCAGAAGAAATGATTGGTATGGAATGGCCCTTAACTGTACATCCTGAAGATGTAGAAAAGATGATAGCTGCCTATGAACAAATGCTCAAAGATGGCAAGGTAGAAGCTGAAGCCAGGGGTGTGCGTAAAGACGGCTCTATTTTTTATAAGCAATTAGTGATGATCTGTGCTTACGATTCGCAACGGCGTTTTATCGGACATCACTGCTTTATGAAGGACATCACTGAACGCAAAGCCGCTGAGGAAGCCTTGCGCCAAAGCGAAGTGTTACGCGAAAGCGAGGCGAAAACTCGCGCCCTTCTAGACGCTATTCCAGATGCGATGTATCGCATGAACAAAGAGGGCATTTTTCTAGATTTCAAAGCCGCTAAGAACGATCCTATGGAGATGAGTGCTGATGCTGTTGTTGGCAAAAATATTTATGATGTTTTGCCCATGAGTGTAGCTCAAGCTGCTTTACACTATAGCGCGATCGCTCTTTCCACCAACAAAGCACAAGTGTTTGAATATCAAATGCCCAAAGGCAAAAAGATTGAGACTTATGAGGCTAGAGTTGTAGTCAATGGACCGGATGAAGTGCTGGCAATTGTGCGCGATATTACTGAGCGCAAGGAGGTAGAGCGATTGAAAAACGAATTTGTCTCAATTGTTAGCCATGAATTGAGAACGCCGCTGACTTCAGTTCGCGGTTCTTTGAGTTTAATTAGTGGCGGCGTGGCGGGTGAAATTCCCCCACAGGCAAAAGCCTTGGTAGACATTGCTTATAAAAATAGCGAACGTCTGATCCTGCTGATTAATGACATTTTGGATATCGAAAAGATTGAATCCGGTAAAATGGATTTCCATCTCACGCCGCTGGATCTGATGCCATTAGTGCAGCAGGCAATAGACGTGAATCGTGGCTATAGCGAACAGTTTGGCGTGCAGTTGGTGTTGGAGCCGCAACTAACGGATGCTATGGTGAATGTAGATCGCGATCGCTTGATGCAGGTGATCACTAACCTGCTCTCCAACGCCGCCAAATTCTCTCCCCGCAATGGCCAAGTCAAAGTCTGTGTCTCCCGCTTAAACCCAGAAGATAGAAGTCCAGACTTATTGGCAACTGATAATATTTATCCTACCTATTGCCTCCTGCCTTCTTCCTCCTTCATTCGCGTTGCCATCACCGACCAAGGTACGGGCATCCCCGAAGAATTTCGTTCCCGGATCTTTAAGAAGTTTGCCCAAGCTGATTCCTCAGATACCCGTCAAAAGGGCGGAACTGGCTTGGGTTTGAGCATTTGCAAAGCGATTGTCGAAAAACTCGGCGGACAAATTGGCTTTACCACCACTACCAATGTCGGCAGCACCTTCTATTTTGACTTACCAGAATGGCAGGATGCACTTGTGCCAATTGTATCCAGCTCAAACTCATCTGACAGCCTCCGCATCTTAGTGTGTGAAGACGACCCTGATATTGCCCAATTGCTCTGGCTAATGCTAAAGCAAGAGGGTTTGAGCGCAGATATCGCTTATAGTGCAGCACAAGCCAAGCAGCTACTGGGCCAAAACCGCTATGCAGCAATGACAGTGGATCTGGCATTACCCGGTCAAGACGGTATTTCATTGATCCGCGAGTTGCGGGAGGCGCAAAACACCCACAGCCTGCCAATTGTTGTGGTTTCTGCCAAGGCGCAGCAAGGGCGGCAGGAATTCAACGGCGGCTTGGCGGTGATAGACTGGCTGGATAAACCAATCGATCAACAGCGATTGATGGCAGCAGTCCGGCAAGCAGTGCGACAACAAACTGGCACCCAGCTACAAATTTTGTATGTAGAGGACGATCCGGATTTAACCCAAGTCGTCTCAAAAATTTTGCAGACCCTAGCCGAAATTGACTCAGCTAAGAATCTTCAGGAGGCAAAATACAAGCTACGGACAAATACTTACGACCTGGTTATTCTAGACCTAAGTTTACCTGATGGTTCTGGTCTGGAGTTGCTACCTTACCTAAACAATCAGGCTCGCGTCCCGATTCCAGCAGTGGTTTTCTCTGCCAATACAGTTGGTATTGAAGCCGCGAATCATGTGGCTGCGGCACTCGTAAAATCCCGCACCTCAAATCAGCAACTGCTGGATACCATCAAATCCTTAATTGGGCGCAGTGACTCGATAAATACCCTTAAATAA
- a CDS encoding response regulator codes for MSTPPLNRILFVEDDPDIQTVASLGLQAVGGFTVQICSSGSEAIQAAPTFAPDLILLDVMMPGMDGISTLKALRELRETLTTPVIFLTAKVQTHEVASYKQLGVLDVIAKPFDPMTLSATLNRLWSQYHV; via the coding sequence TTGTCTACCCCACCTCTAAACCGGATTTTGTTTGTGGAAGATGACCCAGATATCCAAACTGTTGCCAGCTTGGGTTTGCAGGCTGTCGGCGGTTTTACTGTGCAAATATGTAGTTCTGGCAGTGAAGCAATTCAAGCCGCGCCAACTTTTGCCCCAGATTTGATTCTGCTTGATGTGATGATGCCGGGTATGGACGGTATTAGTACGCTAAAGGCTCTACGCGAACTAAGAGAAACTTTAACTACTCCTGTGATTTTTTTGACTGCCAAAGTCCAAACTCACGAAGTAGCTTCCTATAAACAACTCGGCGTTTTGGATGTAATTGCAAAGCCGTTTGACCCGATGACTCTTTCTGCAACTCTTAATCGCTTGTGGTCTCAGTACCATGTTTAA
- a CDS encoding diguanylate cyclase, whose amino-acid sequence MKNPQEQLNALRIAYTQQLPSRVEQIEAMWNQLLASLEKSIAVEEGESGRVGKDNTKFLFSPHHPITASPPLPLSEASSLLVTLHNLTHRLAGSGATFGFLTLGNAARTLELVFKAMLECGDLPTSEQQAQILVLLGVLKHAASEICLLSTQELSVNLPLTLPPLPESDNRLIFLVEDDPLLSQDLVLQIGCFGYDVRAFNEFVELQDAIAQTPPAAVIMDVVFPEDNLAGPKTITQIQKGREQPLPVVFISCRNDLTARLQAVRAGGKAYFPKPINIGELIDALDSLTAPQTPEPYRILIVDDDASLATFYSLTLEQAGMMTVAIADPLQVMQPLIEFRPDLILMDMYMPGCDGLELASVIRQQPAYMGIPIVFLSVETDFNKQLTAIQLGGDDFLTKPILPHHLVASVMPRVQRSRLLRSVMVRDSLTGLLNHTTIKEQLSIEVQRASRENTTVAFAMIDIDDFKSVNDTYGHLTGDRVLKSLSRLLQQRLRKTDITGRYGGEEFAIILPHTDGLTAVKVLNRIREGFAKVRQQSEGAEFSVTFSCGVAVFPSVVDATQLNEAADKALYEAKRHGRNKVVIANS is encoded by the coding sequence GTGAAAAATCCACAAGAACAACTAAACGCCTTACGTATTGCTTACACGCAGCAACTACCAAGTCGAGTTGAGCAGATTGAAGCTATGTGGAATCAGCTGCTTGCAAGTTTGGAAAAGAGTATCGCAGTGGAGGAGGGGGAGAGTGGGAGAGTGGGAAAAGATAATACTAAATTCCTCTTCTCACCTCATCACCCCATCACCGCCTCACCGCCTCTGCCCCTCTCCGAAGCTTCCTCACTTTTGGTAACGCTGCACAACTTAACACACCGTCTGGCTGGATCGGGCGCTACATTTGGCTTTCTAACGTTAGGCAATGCCGCCCGAACATTGGAACTTGTTTTCAAAGCGATGCTGGAATGTGGGGATTTGCCAACTTCGGAACAGCAAGCACAAATTTTGGTGCTGCTAGGGGTATTGAAACACGCGGCGAGTGAAATTTGTTTACTGTCCACTCAAGAATTGTCGGTAAACCTGCCGCTGACACTTCCTCCCCTACCGGAGTCAGACAATCGGCTGATTTTTCTGGTTGAAGACGATCCGCTTTTGTCACAGGATTTAGTGTTGCAAATTGGTTGTTTTGGTTATGATGTTCGCGCCTTTAACGAGTTTGTTGAACTTCAGGACGCGATCGCTCAAACACCTCCAGCAGCAGTCATCATGGATGTGGTGTTCCCTGAAGACAATTTGGCAGGCCCGAAAACTATCACCCAAATCCAGAAAGGGCGCGAACAACCTTTGCCAGTTGTATTTATCTCTTGCAGAAACGATCTGACGGCGCGTTTGCAGGCGGTGAGGGCAGGTGGGAAGGCATATTTCCCTAAGCCAATTAATATCGGCGAGTTGATTGATGCTTTGGATTCGCTGACGGCACCGCAAACCCCAGAACCGTATCGAATTTTAATTGTTGACGATGATGCGTCTTTGGCTACTTTCTATAGCTTAACTTTAGAGCAGGCGGGGATGATGACGGTAGCGATCGCTGATCCTTTGCAGGTGATGCAGCCTTTGATTGAGTTTAGACCGGATTTGATTTTGATGGATATGTATATGCCGGGTTGCGATGGCTTGGAATTGGCATCGGTGATCCGTCAGCAACCTGCTTATATGGGGATTCCGATTGTGTTTCTCTCGGTAGAGACTGATTTTAATAAGCAGCTGACGGCGATTCAGCTAGGCGGGGACGATTTTTTGACTAAGCCGATTTTGCCACACCATCTGGTGGCGTCGGTGATGCCGCGAGTGCAGCGATCGCGTCTTTTACGTTCTGTGATGGTGCGCGATAGTTTGACGGGGCTACTTAATCATACGACTATCAAAGAGCAATTAAGTATTGAAGTGCAACGGGCTAGCCGGGAAAATACCACAGTCGCCTTTGCCATGATTGATATTGATGATTTTAAGTCAGTTAATGATACCTATGGGCATTTGACAGGCGATCGCGTTTTGAAAAGTCTCTCCCGTCTATTGCAGCAGCGTTTGCGTAAAACTGACATTACTGGTCGTTACGGCGGTGAAGAATTTGCTATCATCTTGCCGCATACAGATGGTCTAACAGCAGTCAAGGTGCTCAATCGCATCCGGGAAGGCTTTGCCAAAGTTCGGCAACAGTCTGAAGGTGCTGAATTTTCCGTCACTTTTAGCTGTGGTGTTGCTGTTTTTCCCAGCGTGGTTGATGCGACGCAACTCAATGAAGCCGCAGACAAAGCACTCTACGAAGCCAAACGACACGGACGAAATAAAGTTGTTATTGCTAATTCCTAA
- a CDS encoding EAL domain-containing response regulator: MNKILVIEDEEPVLAGMSALLIAENFDVIGAENGKVGVKLAIKNQPDLIICDVTMPELDGYGVLRELRQNPATAMIPFIFLTAKSTKSDLRQGMELGADDYLTKPFTRDELLGAIAARFKKQTVMFEHYSTELQHTEEKVNHLVYYNNLTGLPNRLSLQEQFYQVIAHIDKLPSQSSISILSISLDRFSRVNDVLGYTLGDLLFKSVAERLTMCVSSGDFVAHLQADIFAIILLTDDKTKSDVGVIHDILNTISQPFMLEGHEVFITASIGISRYPSDGGDIDTLIKNASLATFGAKKQGGNTYQFYTSDMQADSVDQLALESSLRRALEREEFQVYYQPQVELKTGNIVGVEALIRWQHPELGLISPATFIPLAEETGLIMPIGEWVLKTACAQTKAWQTAGFSSLRVAVNLSCRQFNQANLGESIVEILNNTGLAPQFLELEITESVLTQNESAAIKTLNKLKLLGIEISIDDFGTGYSSLSYLKKFPFSTLKIDRSFIRNINTDARCKNITMAIIQMSQKLNLKVIAEGVEAAEEVFFLCQHNCDEVQGYLFCRPVPPEELEKLLWKGKRLPIPILI; the protein is encoded by the coding sequence ATGAACAAGATTTTAGTTATTGAAGATGAAGAACCAGTTTTAGCTGGAATGAGCGCCCTTCTAATAGCTGAGAATTTCGATGTGATAGGCGCAGAAAATGGTAAAGTCGGGGTAAAATTGGCAATAAAAAACCAACCGGACTTAATTATTTGTGATGTCACAATGCCGGAACTGGATGGATACGGTGTATTGAGAGAACTGCGTCAAAATCCAGCCACGGCTATGATTCCTTTTATTTTTCTAACTGCCAAATCTACCAAATCCGATCTACGTCAGGGTATGGAACTGGGGGCTGATGATTATCTTACAAAACCGTTTACCAGAGATGAATTATTGGGCGCGATCGCTGCTAGATTCAAAAAACAAACAGTAATGTTTGAACATTACTCAACTGAATTACAACATACAGAAGAAAAAGTCAATCACCTGGTATATTATAATAACTTGACCGGCCTGCCCAATCGCTTGTCACTACAAGAACAGTTCTATCAAGTGATTGCTCATATAGACAAGTTACCAAGCCAATCTTCTATTAGTATTCTATCTATTAGTTTAGATAGATTTAGCCGCGTCAACGACGTTCTAGGCTATACACTAGGCGACTTGCTATTTAAGTCTGTGGCCGAACGCCTGACAATGTGTGTTAGTAGCGGCGACTTTGTTGCTCACTTGCAAGCCGATATATTTGCAATTATTCTTCTAACTGATGACAAAACCAAATCAGATGTTGGCGTTATCCACGACATTTTAAATACAATTTCTCAACCTTTTATGCTGGAGGGTCACGAAGTGTTTATCACCGCCAGCATTGGCATCTCGCGCTATCCGTCGGATGGTGGTGACATTGACACTTTAATTAAAAATGCTTCTCTAGCAACATTCGGGGCTAAAAAGCAAGGGGGGAATACTTATCAGTTTTACACATCAGATATGCAGGCTGATTCTGTCGATCAATTGGCCCTAGAATCTAGCTTGCGCCGTGCCTTAGAACGAGAAGAATTTCAGGTATACTATCAGCCGCAAGTCGAATTAAAAACCGGAAATATTGTTGGGGTAGAAGCGTTAATACGTTGGCAACATCCAGAATTAGGGCTAATTTCTCCGGCAACATTTATACCATTGGCAGAAGAAACAGGCTTGATTATGCCCATTGGCGAATGGGTTTTAAAAACTGCTTGCGCTCAAACTAAAGCATGGCAAACCGCTGGTTTTTCTTCTTTACGAGTGGCAGTTAATTTGTCATGCAGACAATTCAATCAAGCAAACTTGGGTGAGAGTATAGTCGAAATCTTAAATAACACAGGTCTGGCTCCGCAATTTTTGGAATTAGAAATTACTGAAAGCGTATTAACCCAAAATGAATCAGCAGCTATCAAGACATTAAATAAGTTGAAGCTTTTAGGAATTGAAATATCTATTGATGATTTCGGAACTGGATATTCTTCTTTAAGTTATCTCAAAAAATTTCCTTTTTCTACTCTAAAAATAGACCGGAGTTTCATCCGGAATATTAACACTGATGCTAGATGTAAAAACATCACTATGGCAATTATTCAAATGTCACAAAAATTGAATTTAAAAGTGATTGCTGAGGGAGTAGAAGCGGCAGAAGAAGTATTTTTTCTTTGCCAACATAATTGTGATGAAGTCCAAGGATATTTGTTTTGTCGCCCTGTACCACCGGAAGAATTGGAAAAACTACTGTGGAAAGGTAAGAGACTGCCGATTCCTATTTTAATTTAA